The Lutibacter sp. Hel_I_33_5 genome has a window encoding:
- a CDS encoding DUF4252 domain-containing protein, with protein sequence MYKKSFIIIACCVLFSCGSGRSFQSFFNQHKNDIGVTAFQVPNFMRALVRTISPEINTLFGNVRDFKFITFNDISKMKQTELITEINAVTANKFTDVLRKNTLEKTKIVSVKEDGDVVTQAIIFNSTLEKTTAFYLKGRFDPNRIKSLSETNQFENLSNKLIQNYQSTPLIPGFNPNN encoded by the coding sequence ATGTACAAAAAATCATTTATTATAATCGCTTGCTGTGTTTTATTTTCTTGCGGAAGCGGACGAAGTTTTCAATCTTTTTTTAATCAACATAAAAATGATATTGGCGTAACCGCTTTTCAGGTTCCAAATTTTATGCGCGCCTTAGTGAGAACTATCTCTCCAGAAATTAATACGCTTTTTGGAAATGTAAGAGATTTTAAATTCATCACTTTTAATGATATTTCAAAAATGAAACAAACTGAATTAATTACAGAAATAAATGCAGTTACAGCAAATAAATTTACTGATGTCTTAAGAAAAAATACCTTAGAAAAAACCAAAATAGTTTCTGTAAAAGAAGATGGTGATGTTGTAACCCAAGCCATCATTTTTAATTCAACCTTAGAAAAAACGACTGCTTTCTATTTAAAAGGAAGGTTTGACCCTAATCGTATTAAATCATTATCAGAAACCAATCAATTTGAAAATTTATCAAATAAGCTCATTCAGAATTATCAATCTACACCTTTAATACCTGGATTTAATCCAAATAATTAA
- a CDS encoding DUF1684 domain-containing protein: MKKIYLLCFLTVCISCNSQDKRALVGETEYQQKENSRFKDASKSPLDKKDLKNFKGLEFFPIDSTFIVNATFTKIVDAPIFEMATTTDRKPLYKKYGVLNFIINGKELQLTIYQSQSNLASEEYEDYLFLPFTDDTSGEDSYGGGRYMDVMISDINKDGTVALNFNNTYNPYCAYSDRYSCPLTPRKNHLDIEINAGIKVFKKH, from the coding sequence ATGAAAAAGATATATTTATTATGCTTCTTAACTGTATGCATTTCTTGTAATTCTCAAGACAAAAGAGCTTTGGTCGGAGAAACCGAATATCAACAGAAAGAAAATAGTAGGTTTAAAGATGCTTCGAAATCACCTTTAGATAAGAAAGATTTAAAAAACTTTAAAGGTTTAGAATTCTTTCCAATAGATTCAACCTTTATTGTAAATGCTACCTTTACTAAAATTGTTGATGCTCCTATTTTTGAAATGGCTACTACTACTGATAGAAAACCATTATATAAAAAATATGGGGTATTAAATTTTATAATTAATGGAAAAGAATTACAACTTACCATTTATCAAAGTCAAAGTAATTTAGCCAGTGAAGAATATGAAGATTATTTGTTTTTACCTTTTACGGATGACACTTCAGGAGAAGATTCTTATGGTGGTGGACGTTATATGGATGTAATGATTTCTGATATTAATAAAGACGGTACTGTTGCCTTAAACTTTAACAACACATACAATCCTTATTGTGCTTATAGCGATCGTTACTCTTGTCCGTTAACGCCAAGAAAAAATCATTTAGACATTGAGATTAACGCAGGAATTAAGGTTTTTAAGAAGCATTAA
- a CDS encoding crotonase/enoyl-CoA hydratase family protein, translating into MNEAVKYQSEENYAIITINNGKANAISHEVIEGLNTSFDKAEEDNKVVILTGQPRIFSAGFDLKVMTKSPESAKELVTKGSLLSLRMLSFPKPIIIACSGHAIAKGAFLLLSSDYRIGVEGEFKIGLNEVMIGMTMHHAGIAIAKSRLSEVYLNRCVNNAEIFNPKDAIKAGFFDIIVPENHLLPTAIKVAEMSAKLNRKAHAETKLKVRKPHLDALEKAIELDSAGNISINAS; encoded by the coding sequence ATGAACGAAGCAGTAAAATATCAGTCAGAAGAAAATTATGCAATAATTACCATTAATAACGGAAAAGCAAACGCTATTTCTCATGAAGTTATTGAGGGATTAAATACTAGTTTTGACAAAGCTGAAGAAGATAATAAAGTTGTGATTTTAACTGGGCAACCTAGGATTTTTTCTGCTGGATTTGATTTGAAAGTGATGACAAAATCGCCTGAATCTGCAAAAGAATTAGTCACAAAAGGTTCTCTACTTTCATTGAGAATGTTGTCTTTTCCAAAACCAATTATCATAGCATGCTCTGGTCATGCAATTGCTAAAGGTGCTTTTTTATTACTGTCTTCAGATTATAGAATAGGGGTAGAAGGTGAGTTTAAAATCGGTTTAAATGAAGTGATGATTGGAATGACGATGCATCATGCTGGAATTGCTATTGCTAAATCTCGATTATCAGAAGTGTATTTAAACAGGTGTGTGAATAATGCTGAAATCTTTAACCCTAAGGATGCGATAAAAGCAGGTTTCTTTGATATTATTGTACCAGAAAACCATTTGTTACCCACTGCAATTAAAGTAGCAGAAATGTCTGCTAAGTTAAACAGAAAAGCACATGCAGAAACAAAATTAAAAGTTAGAAAACCACATTTAGATGCTTTAGAAAAAGCAATTGAATTAGATAGCGCTGGTAATATTTCTATTAATGCTTCTTAA
- the crcB gene encoding fluoride efflux transporter CrcB translates to MKQLLLVFVGGGFGSALRFLVGKWLTNANGGFPYGTFTVNILGSLLIGIILGMAAKNETLSQGSTLLLATGFCGGFTTFSTFAYENHQLLKTGDFATFAIYTIASFAVGFLAVFTGMYLVKFI, encoded by the coding sequence ATGAAACAACTATTATTAGTTTTTGTTGGAGGTGGATTTGGAAGTGCACTTCGTTTTCTAGTCGGAAAATGGTTAACCAATGCTAATGGAGGTTTTCCTTACGGAACATTTACAGTAAATATTCTAGGAAGTTTATTAATAGGGATTATCTTAGGAATGGCAGCAAAAAATGAAACACTTTCTCAAGGATCAACCTTGCTGCTAGCAACAGGTTTTTGTGGAGGTTTTACTACATTTTCAACCTTTGCTTATGAGAATCATCAGTTATTAAAGACAGGAGATTTCGCAACATTTGCAATCTATACCATTGCAAGTTTTGCAGTAGGATTTTTAGCAGTTTTTACAGGAATGTATTTGGTTAAATTTATATAA